One window of Streptomyces sp. FIT100 genomic DNA carries:
- a CDS encoding aminoglycoside phosphotransferase family protein produces the protein MTVIEIPDGLVASQLRHNGEAGRAFVEALPGRAAEFLGRWGLRVTGPSMYGVASLVLPVVRAADGTRAVLKLQLVDAETEGEWLALRTWAGDGAVRLLDHDADTGTLLLERLDEGRHLSAVADDRAAVGILAELLARLSAVPAPAGGLRRLGDTAAAMLDASPGLVGRLADGDERALLRDCAAAVREVAEEPGDRLLHWDLHYGNVLAAEREPWLAIDPKPLAGDPGFELYPALWNRFDPDAVRWRFDALADALVATDRERARAWTLGRVLQNALWDVRGGAVRLREEQVSIARNLLAR, from the coding sequence GTGACGGTGATCGAGATTCCGGACGGGTTGGTGGCGTCGCAGCTCCGGCACAACGGCGAGGCGGGCCGGGCGTTCGTCGAGGCGCTTCCCGGGCGGGCCGCGGAGTTCCTGGGGCGGTGGGGGCTGCGGGTGACCGGGCCGTCGATGTACGGCGTGGCGTCGCTGGTGCTGCCGGTGGTGCGGGCGGCGGACGGGACGCGCGCGGTGCTGAAGTTGCAGCTCGTGGACGCGGAGACCGAGGGCGAGTGGCTGGCGCTGCGGACCTGGGCCGGCGACGGGGCCGTACGGCTGCTGGACCATGACGCGGACACCGGGACGCTGCTGCTGGAACGGCTGGACGAGGGGCGGCATCTGTCGGCCGTGGCGGACGACCGTGCGGCGGTCGGGATCCTTGCGGAGCTGCTGGCCCGGCTGTCGGCGGTGCCCGCGCCGGCGGGCGGGCTGCGAAGGCTCGGGGACACGGCGGCGGCGATGCTCGACGCGTCGCCGGGCCTGGTGGGGCGGCTGGCGGACGGGGACGAGCGGGCGCTGCTGAGGGACTGCGCGGCGGCGGTGCGTGAGGTGGCGGAGGAGCCGGGGGACCGGCTGCTGCACTGGGATCTGCACTACGGCAACGTTCTGGCCGCCGAGCGTGAGCCGTGGCTCGCGATCGACCCGAAGCCGCTGGCCGGCGATCCGGGGTTCGAGCTGTATCCCGCGCTGTGGAACCGCTTCGACCCGGACGCGGTGCGGTGGCGCTTCGATGCGCTGGCCGATGCGCTGGTGGCGACCGATCGTGAGCGGGCGCGGGCCTGGACGCTGGGGCGGGTGCTGCAGAACGCCCTGTGGGACGTACGGGGCGGAGCGGTGCGGCTGCGGGAGGAGCAGGTGTCCATCGCCCGGAATCTGCTGGCGCGCTGA
- a CDS encoding FAD-binding oxidoreductase, producing MTSTINGGISFWYADAGIPAPREPLPGDASADVCIVGGGYTGLWTAYYLKKAVPFLNITVLEAAFCGYGASGRNGGWLYNGIAGRDRYARLHGHDAAVRLQKAMNDTVTEVIRAADDEHIDADIHQGGVLEVAHTPAQLSRLRNFHAVEIAFGEKDRELYGARETADRIRIAGAVGSSWTPHGARLHPVKLVKGLAAAVEALGVTIHESTPVTEIRPKHAVTPYGTVRAPYVLRCTEGFTASLAHHRRTWLPMNSSMIATEPLPADAWDRIGWQGRETLGDMAHAYMYAQRTADDRIALGGRGVPYRYGSRAATTENAGRTQPATIDALRAVLTRFFPQLAGVRIDHAWSGVLGVPRDWCATVTLDRSTGLGWAGGYVGSGVATANLAARTLRDLVQQDSGQSGPTDLTALPWVNHKVRKWEPEPLRWLGVHTLYAAYRTADRRELTARTTHTDRLATLADKISGRH from the coding sequence ATGACGAGCACGATCAACGGCGGCATCTCCTTCTGGTACGCGGACGCCGGCATCCCCGCCCCCAGAGAGCCCCTGCCGGGCGACGCGTCCGCCGACGTCTGCATCGTCGGCGGCGGATACACCGGACTGTGGACGGCGTACTACCTCAAGAAGGCCGTCCCCTTCCTCAACATCACCGTCCTGGAAGCCGCGTTCTGCGGATACGGCGCCTCCGGCCGCAACGGCGGCTGGCTCTACAACGGCATCGCCGGCCGCGACCGCTACGCCCGGCTGCACGGCCACGACGCCGCCGTACGCCTCCAGAAGGCCATGAACGACACGGTCACCGAAGTCATCCGCGCCGCCGACGACGAGCACATCGACGCCGACATCCACCAGGGCGGCGTCCTCGAAGTCGCCCACACCCCGGCCCAGCTCAGCCGGCTCAGGAACTTCCACGCCGTCGAGATCGCCTTCGGCGAGAAGGACCGCGAACTCTACGGCGCCCGCGAGACCGCCGACCGCATCCGCATCGCCGGAGCCGTCGGCTCCAGCTGGACCCCGCACGGCGCGCGCCTCCACCCGGTCAAGCTGGTCAAGGGCCTCGCGGCAGCCGTCGAAGCGCTCGGCGTGACGATCCACGAGTCCACGCCGGTGACCGAGATCAGGCCCAAACACGCGGTCACCCCCTACGGCACCGTCCGCGCCCCCTACGTCCTGCGCTGCACCGAGGGCTTCACCGCATCCCTCGCACACCACCGCCGCACCTGGCTCCCCATGAACTCGTCCATGATCGCCACCGAGCCGCTCCCCGCGGACGCCTGGGACAGGATCGGCTGGCAAGGCCGCGAAACCCTCGGCGACATGGCCCACGCCTACATGTACGCCCAGCGCACCGCCGACGACCGCATCGCGCTCGGCGGCCGGGGCGTCCCCTACCGCTACGGCTCACGTGCCGCCACCACCGAGAACGCGGGACGCACCCAGCCCGCCACCATCGACGCCCTGCGCGCCGTCCTCACCCGTTTCTTCCCCCAACTCGCCGGCGTCCGCATCGACCACGCCTGGTCCGGCGTCCTCGGCGTCCCCCGCGACTGGTGTGCCACCGTCACCCTCGACCGCTCCACCGGCCTCGGCTGGGCCGGCGGCTACGTCGGCTCCGGCGTCGCCACCGCCAACCTCGCCGCCCGCACCCTGCGCGACCTCGTCCAGCAGGACTCCGGCCAGTCGGGCCCCACCGACCTCACCGCCCTGCCCTGGGTCAACCACAAGGTCCGCAAATGGGAACCCGAACCCCTCCGCTGGCTCGGCGTCCACACCCTCTACGCGGCCTACCGCACCGCCGACCGCCGCGAACTCACCGCCCGCACCACCCACACCGACCGCCTGGCGACCCTCGCGGACAAGATCTCCGGCCGCCACTGA
- a CDS encoding DUF4365 domain-containing protein: MEMLQDSYLRAVAAAAGCTMAKPDPDDGIDWVITHASDLHEADCQIDLKIQLKSTWTSGPNPANGFVSVNLSNDRLKLLARQKVIVHRILVAMIIPEDIAAWVEATHDIFKLRHCAYWRSVTGEEPSGEKYTSVRVPTARIFDDKALCEIMERIGKGGRP, from the coding sequence ATGGAGATGCTCCAGGACAGTTACCTGAGAGCGGTGGCTGCGGCAGCAGGTTGCACCATGGCGAAGCCTGACCCTGATGACGGGATTGACTGGGTAATAACCCATGCGTCTGACCTGCATGAGGCGGACTGTCAGATTGATCTGAAGATACAGCTCAAGAGCACTTGGACCTCTGGGCCTAACCCGGCTAACGGATTTGTATCCGTCAACTTATCGAATGATCGGCTCAAGCTTCTCGCGCGTCAGAAGGTGATTGTCCATCGCATTTTGGTGGCGATGATCATACCCGAAGATATCGCGGCCTGGGTCGAGGCCACTCACGATATATTTAAGCTTCGTCACTGTGCTTACTGGCGCAGCGTTACTGGCGAGGAACCGTCAGGAGAAAAGTACACATCCGTCAGGGTGCCGACCGCTCGAATATTTGACGATAAGGCGCTTTGTGAGATTATGGAGCGCATAGGGAAGGGAGGTAGGCCGTGA
- a CDS encoding XRE family transcriptional regulator has protein sequence MTDDRPAWARRIAAERMARDWSQREAVRALRAHAPTELPAEDSMIRQWKRWESGQMPNDFYQPIIAALFGTVTHALFPAPSRRDGDREILAASGMETLEIVSRLNRSDVDNSTLDALRITADRLSSEYPFMPSEQLLIEGRQWLRRVVDLHKKSLTLAQHREVLALSGWLALLVGCVEYDTGARHAAESTRQAALSLATEADHAEVAGWAHEMRAWFALTTGDYRGVIAAAQAGADRASHHGVAVQLAAQEAKAWARLGDRRQVEVALDKGRRMLEGMPYPENLDNHFVVDPAKFDFYAMDCYRLVGEDKLARTLAEEVLRAGTDFDGTERSPMRNAEARVTLGVTAAREGDLEQALTMGDRALEGDRQSVPSLIMTSRELAAEMRRRYSSEPAAQDYLARLHALAEQKPGFLPR, from the coding sequence ATGACCGACGACAGGCCCGCATGGGCGCGGCGCATCGCTGCCGAACGGATGGCGCGCGACTGGTCCCAGCGGGAGGCGGTCCGAGCACTGCGGGCGCACGCTCCCACTGAGCTGCCCGCGGAAGACAGCATGATTCGCCAGTGGAAGCGCTGGGAGTCAGGCCAAATGCCGAACGACTTCTACCAACCGATCATCGCGGCCCTCTTCGGCACCGTGACGCACGCGCTCTTCCCGGCGCCCTCACGGCGGGACGGAGACAGGGAGATCCTCGCGGCGTCCGGCATGGAGACGCTGGAGATCGTGAGCCGCCTCAACCGGTCCGACGTCGACAACTCCACCCTCGATGCTCTGCGGATCACAGCAGACCGGCTCTCCTCGGAGTACCCGTTCATGCCGAGCGAACAGCTCCTCATCGAGGGGCGGCAGTGGCTCCGCCGCGTCGTCGACCTCCACAAGAAGAGCCTCACGCTCGCGCAGCATCGCGAGGTTCTCGCGCTGTCCGGTTGGCTCGCGCTACTGGTCGGCTGTGTCGAGTACGACACGGGCGCCCGTCACGCGGCTGAGTCGACGCGCCAGGCGGCGCTCTCGCTCGCGACCGAGGCTGACCATGCAGAGGTCGCGGGGTGGGCGCACGAGATGCGGGCATGGTTCGCCCTCACGACCGGCGACTACCGCGGCGTCATCGCAGCGGCGCAGGCCGGAGCTGATAGGGCTTCGCATCATGGCGTGGCTGTGCAGCTCGCTGCCCAGGAAGCCAAGGCATGGGCGCGGCTCGGGGACCGCCGGCAAGTCGAAGTTGCCTTGGACAAGGGGCGGCGAATGCTCGAAGGGATGCCGTACCCCGAGAACCTGGACAACCACTTCGTGGTGGACCCTGCCAAGTTCGACTTCTACGCGATGGACTGCTACCGCCTGGTCGGCGAAGACAAACTTGCGCGCACGCTCGCCGAAGAGGTGCTGAGGGCGGGAACAGACTTCGACGGCACCGAGCGCTCGCCGATGCGCAACGCGGAAGCGCGGGTCACGCTGGGAGTCACGGCGGCGCGTGAGGGCGACTTGGAGCAGGCACTCACCATGGGGGATCGCGCTCTCGAAGGGGACCGGCAGTCGGTGCCCTCACTGATCATGACCAGCCGGGAACTAGCTGCCGAGATGCGGCGCCGGTACAGCTCCGAGCCAGCGGCGCAGGACTACCTTGCGCGACTTCACGCGCTCGCGGAACAGAAACCTGGATTCCTTCCCCGATAA
- a CDS encoding winged helix-turn-helix domain-containing protein → MTVTGGPKPKAAQVSDALRDDIKKMKPGDKLPSQRELMDRFGFASQTIQNGLAALRAEGLIVSAGNLGNFVSDGSTPTSDVRDDIKEIRSQIQALAERVTVLEERSAPGGA, encoded by the coding sequence ATGACTGTCACAGGTGGACCCAAGCCGAAAGCGGCGCAGGTCTCGGACGCGCTCCGCGACGACATCAAGAAGATGAAGCCGGGGGACAAACTCCCCTCGCAGCGAGAGTTGATGGACCGGTTCGGGTTTGCGAGCCAGACCATCCAAAACGGCTTGGCAGCACTCCGCGCCGAGGGATTGATCGTCTCGGCCGGGAACCTCGGCAACTTCGTCAGCGACGGGTCGACCCCCACCAGCGACGTGCGTGACGACATCAAGGAAATCCGCTCCCAGATTCAGGCGTTGGCTGAACGGGTCACAGTGCTCGAAGAGCGCTCCGCCCCAGGTGGTGCGTGA
- a CDS encoding DUF6303 family protein, with the protein MSLRCCGTTAPARTAGPCWQLFVVVPGLVSKWPVFTWSTSVEIPSIEQRAEALASLGYVVADGAEWEWTEDTGPEYHPHPVRVAVTAAAQIRPLGGGAS; encoded by the coding sequence ATGAGCTTGCGCTGCTGCGGGACGACAGCTCCGGCCCGGACGGCTGGCCCGTGCTGGCAGTTGTTCGTGGTCGTGCCCGGGTTGGTGAGTAAGTGGCCCGTATTCACCTGGTCCACGTCGGTTGAGATCCCGAGTATCGAGCAGCGGGCGGAAGCCCTGGCCTCGCTCGGCTACGTCGTCGCGGATGGTGCGGAGTGGGAGTGGACCGAGGACACCGGGCCGGAGTACCACCCGCACCCGGTCCGCGTGGCTGTGACCGCCGCCGCGCAGATTCGCCCCCTGGGCGGGGGTGCGTCATGA
- a CDS encoding DUF2637 domain-containing protein — translation MTTVTSTERPTVPPLTNPEMGLAGVGALAAAGVGALGLISSFDAVSEAAARWGFSSPWMLPVGIDVAIPVFTVANLLLIRMDMALAWVRFVPWALTLVTCGLNVAAGHGVWAKVAHGTMPLLWVVFSEIGAHIYAVRIGAATGRRMDKIRFTRWLLAFPSTFALWRRMTLWELTSYTEALAREKERQLARAELREVYGRRWRKHTPHRTRVLLKLGDFAPAAIEADPAPEPQPEPEAPKDEAPKPRRNRKTSPKAKATRSAAELLAAAREAATDWSDAEINAEKIRTTLRCSAANSRTVRDTLLAERAQAARPVEFEGAAA, via the coding sequence ATGACGACCGTGACGAGCACGGAGCGGCCGACGGTGCCGCCGCTCACGAATCCCGAGATGGGCCTTGCCGGTGTCGGCGCGCTCGCCGCGGCCGGTGTCGGCGCGCTCGGTCTGATCTCCTCCTTCGACGCTGTGTCGGAGGCTGCGGCACGGTGGGGGTTCAGCTCGCCGTGGATGCTGCCGGTCGGTATCGATGTAGCGATTCCGGTGTTCACGGTGGCCAATCTGCTGCTGATCCGGATGGACATGGCCCTTGCCTGGGTGCGGTTCGTGCCCTGGGCGCTGACGCTGGTGACCTGCGGGCTGAACGTCGCGGCCGGGCATGGTGTGTGGGCGAAGGTGGCTCACGGGACGATGCCGCTGCTGTGGGTGGTGTTCTCCGAGATCGGCGCCCACATCTACGCCGTCCGTATCGGCGCCGCGACCGGCCGACGCATGGACAAGATCCGTTTCACCCGGTGGCTGCTCGCCTTCCCCTCCACCTTCGCCCTCTGGCGGCGCATGACGCTGTGGGAGCTCACCTCCTACACCGAAGCCCTCGCCCGGGAGAAGGAACGGCAGCTTGCCCGCGCTGAGTTGCGCGAGGTGTACGGGCGCCGGTGGCGCAAGCACACGCCGCACCGCACCCGGGTACTGCTCAAGCTGGGGGACTTCGCACCTGCCGCGATCGAGGCTGACCCGGCCCCGGAACCCCAGCCCGAGCCCGAGGCACCGAAGGATGAGGCGCCCAAGCCGCGCCGCAACCGGAAGACAAGCCCGAAGGCGAAGGCCACACGGTCGGCGGCGGAGCTGCTGGCGGCGGCGCGGGAGGCCGCAACGGACTGGTCCGATGCCGAAATCAACGCGGAGAAGATCCGGACCACGCTGCGCTGCTCGGCAGCCAACTCCCGCACCGTGCGGGACACGCTGCTGGCGGAGCGGGCTCAGGCCGCGCGTCCTGTCGAGTTCGAGGGGGCGGCGGCATGA
- a CDS encoding GGDEF domain-containing protein: MSSTLLTALAVAGPLVAGWATHARWMRRNLHTARRDPLTGLRTREGFTRRATVLLKDPRAVVVLADVDKFKHINDTHGHAAGDALLQATAARLAHYVGTDGVVGRLGGDEFAAVVIDTQGTVGDLLAVLHGVLARPVDGQPPAVRTTVSLGWVRAGDFPGEDLSSLLGRADEAMYAAKQGRAGIRRAGLGRLFATVAGRRSGRRGARTAPPDVGMVA, translated from the coding sequence ATGAGCAGCACTCTCTTAACCGCTCTCGCTGTGGCCGGTCCGCTCGTGGCCGGATGGGCCACGCATGCCCGGTGGATGCGGCGGAATCTGCACACCGCCCGCCGTGACCCGCTCACCGGGCTGCGAACGCGCGAGGGCTTCACCCGCCGCGCCACAGTCCTGTTGAAGGATCCGCGGGCGGTGGTGGTCCTCGCGGACGTCGACAAGTTCAAGCACATCAACGACACTCACGGCCACGCAGCAGGGGACGCGCTCCTTCAGGCGACCGCGGCGCGCCTGGCTCACTACGTCGGCACCGATGGTGTGGTGGGGCGGCTCGGTGGTGATGAGTTCGCTGCCGTCGTCATCGACACCCAGGGCACTGTGGGCGATCTGCTCGCCGTACTCCATGGCGTCCTTGCCCGGCCCGTCGACGGACAGCCCCCGGCCGTGCGCACCACGGTCTCTTTGGGCTGGGTGCGGGCCGGGGACTTCCCCGGCGAGGATCTGTCCTCGCTGCTGGGTCGGGCAGATGAGGCCATGTACGCGGCCAAGCAGGGCCGTGCCGGCATCCGCCGGGCTGGGCTCGGCCGCCTGTTTGCCACCGTTGCCGGGCGACGCTCCGGACGACGGGGCGCCCGCACCGCCCCGCCGGACGTGGGGATGGTCGCCTGA
- a CDS encoding RRQRL motif-containing zinc-binding protein translates to MSPVFGKCYDPTGAMYGIPTYPWRLAPDGYATRRQLRARGLRPGGQPVAAQLMRRSSRRKGGVMVAHLYCIDRAKPVRPMTSRKWGALALAMLARRTCPACRMDAGYVIPPTLGTCVTCAYPDEQRAA, encoded by the coding sequence ATGTCTCCTGTGTTCGGCAAGTGCTACGACCCGACCGGCGCGATGTATGGGATCCCCACCTACCCCTGGCGGCTCGCCCCCGACGGCTACGCCACCCGCCGCCAGCTCCGCGCCCGCGGCTTACGCCCTGGCGGTCAGCCGGTCGCCGCGCAGTTGATGCGCCGTTCATCCCGCCGCAAGGGCGGGGTCATGGTCGCCCACCTCTACTGCATCGATCGGGCCAAACCGGTCCGGCCGATGACCTCGCGCAAGTGGGGCGCACTCGCCCTTGCGATGCTCGCCCGCCGCACCTGCCCGGCCTGCCGGATGGATGCCGGATACGTCATCCCGCCCACGCTCGGCACCTGCGTCACCTGCGCCTACCCCGACGAACAGCGCGCTGCCTGA